In one window of Arachis ipaensis cultivar K30076 chromosome B06, Araip1.1, whole genome shotgun sequence DNA:
- the LOC107646697 gene encoding uncharacterized protein LOC107646697, with the protein MVKSTLMCNAKSDAFSRQKTYVDNRRHNLEFSVGDQVFLRVSPMKGVMMFEKRGKLSPRYIGPFEILDRIGAVAYRLALPPELSIIHLVFYVLMLRKYLSDPSHVLAPLAIELKEDLSF; encoded by the exons ATGGTAAAGTCGACGCTAATGTGTAAcgctaaatccgacg CTTTCAGTAGGCAGAAGACTTATGTTGATAATAGGAGGCATAACTTAGAGTTTTCAGTAGGTGATCAGGTATTTCTCAGAGTATCGCCTATGAAAGGAGTGATGATGTTTGAAAAAAGAGGCAAGCTTAGTCCTCGTTACATTGGTCCATTTGAGATATTGGATAGAATAGGTGCAGTTGCTTACCGATTGGCTTTGCCGCCTGAATTGTCTATAATTCATCTAGTGTTTTACGTATTAATGTTGCGCAAATATCTTTCCGATCCATCTCATGTGCTTGCACCACTAGCTATAGAGTTAAAAGAGGATTTATCATTTTAA